The genomic window ATAGGGGCCGGGAGATAGCTGGCCTGGACTGCTGGGGATTATTGAAGCTCGTATATGCGGACCTGGGTTTCAGATTGTTTGACATTGAGGATCTGGAATATGGTCAGGCTTGGGGGCTTCGCAATAAAGATTATTTCAAGGAAAATTACGTCAATGACTGGGAAAGGAGCGAGGTTCCCAAGGTATTGGACGCGGTGTTGTTTTTAAACTCCCGGGGAGTGGCTAATCATGCGGGCGTCATTTTCAAGAACAGGAAGTTTATTCATTGTTGCCGGGCAGGCGTGATTGTGTCAAGGCTGGATGATGGCTCTTGGAAGAAAAGAACCGAAGGCTTTTATAGGTTAAGGAATAAAGCATGGTAACTATACGCAATATCGAAAATCCTTTTAAATTAGACCAGGCGCAAATCAAAGAATTCGATTATTCACGAAGTGAGACTGTTCGTAGTTTACTGGATAAGTCAGAGTTCGATTATAAAGATAAGCGGGTTATTGTCACAGGCAAAAAGATCAAGGATCTCAATGTCCGGGTTGAGCAGGGAGACGAGATAACCGTTATCCCCGAGGTAAAGGCGCCGGTAATAGCTGTTATCTCTTGGATTGTCTCAGCCATAGCGGCGTATGCGATAGCCCACCCTTTTATATTTGCTTTCTTTGTACTATCCATGGGCTACTCGATTTATCAATACATGAACCAGCCGAAAATGGCTGATTTTAATTTAGGGTCCGTTGGATTGGACGAAGGCTCGCCCACATACGGATGGGATGGCGTTCAGACAATACAAGAGGTCGGAGTGCCGGTTGCGGCCGTTTATGGTGAGCATAAAATCGGCGGTAATATCATAAACCAATTCATACGGGATGATGGAGGTAAACATTATTTGAATGTGCTCCTGGCTTTATGCGAAGGTGAAATCGAGGCAATTGATGATATCGAAATCAATAATAATTCAATCGATAATTTTGACGGCGTTGACACAGTCAAACGTTACGGCACGAATGATCAGTCATTAATCGAAGATTTCGAGGATCTGCATAATCTTTATACAGTTAATGTGAATCTTTTGAAAGACGACCCTTATGTTTATGAGACGATTGATTCGGATGTCGAAGGGTTCGAGATTCTTTTAAGGTTGAATAACGGGTTGTATCAACAGAGTTCTGGCGGCGGAATAAACAGCTGGAGCGTAACCTATAGAGTGGAATACAAACTGCATACCTCAGGCATTTGGATCGATTTGGGCGAGACGACTATTTCCGATAATTCCCGTTCCCCTGTCAGAAGGACTTTCAGGAAAACAGGGCTTACTCCAGGACAGTATGATATTCGGGTGACGAGAACATCTGATGACAGTTCCCTGGATCCTTTAAAGCAGGGTGATTTGGCCTGGTATCAATTGGATGAATTGAAAACTGAT from Candidatus Omnitrophota bacterium includes these protein-coding regions:
- a CDS encoding C40 family peptidase, giving the protein RKLLEVRSFPFGADRTDIHHVEKLIIDKYLGIPYKHRGREIAGLDCWGLLKLVYADLGFRLFDIEDLEYGQAWGLRNKDYFKENYVNDWERSEVPKVLDAVLFLNSRGVANHAGVIFKNRKFIHCCRAGVIVSRLDDGSWKKRTEGFYRLRNKAW